Below is a genomic region from Gasterosteus aculeatus chromosome 2, fGasAcu3.hap1.1, whole genome shotgun sequence.
TCCAGCGACTGGTTTGCTTTTACCTgacaaaagcaaacacacacacggagcacaGAGCAACTAAACGGGCTCCTTTCGTCCGTACAATCAGCTGCTGCTCCGTCCAAGTCTACGTCTAAGCAATCAAACAGTGTTTGTATTGATGATGtcgttttctttatttaaatattagcAGTGGGTCTTTAAGACTACTCGGACTCAACAGTCACATCAcgcaaataaataacaaaataaatacacagccATGTCAGTCAAATTCTttcatgttaaataaataataaatacatacttTCTTTTTTCGCCCCGCGTGGGGGTTCTGAATGTAACagtaacaaaaagagaaaagcagggAACAAACAGCAAAAGATGACCTGCTCTGTGTAAAATTATCAAAGACAGTTATAAAACATCTGCACTTAAAAAGGCTTTGAAAAAGTACTCAAAACTAAATACGCCACGTCAGCTATCTGTATAGATTCTTAAAATATTGACGTGAGACATTTGCGTTGACCGTGATAATCAGTAAGgatgatgctgtgtgtgtgtgtgtgtgtgtgtgtgtgtgcgcacgttaCAAAACAAAGTTAATAAATAGATTgcttcaaataaataaacctcAATAACATAAATGGCAATAAGTTACAATTTAAGAGTTCACAAgtttaaataattcatatatAACAATAATTATGGTACCACAGAACTATCCATTAAGATGAAGTGCAACTCCTATGTTGATAAATACTATTGATATGACTAACGGAACTTGAGCTGTGCGCACAAAATTACTATTATctcaggtaaaaaaataaaaaaaggaattaatGGATGAATCTGCTGCTGTTTAAAATCCTCACATCAGTCCCATGAAAACAGCCCACggcttcctgcccccccccacacactacATGGGTCAACATTGTGCTGTTGACACCTTTGCCGCAGTAATACCACAGAGACCCCAgccagtgtctcacacacacacacacacacacacactgtgcgcTACAGGGCAGCGCGTCCAACTCGTCTCTGTCCTCTCCGAGCTGCTTCAGGCGATCCTGTGCTCCAGGCGAAAACATGATCAACCGCTCATCCACAAACAGTTGAGGACAGAAAAGAGACAACAGGTAAACACAGAGcacatcaccccccccacacagtccCTGGTgtccgtcctcgtcctctggGGACCAGCAGCACGCGGCTCGTCTCCTCTGGCCCGCTGCTCCCTGGGTTGATTTCTTATTCAAGTCGGCGTTTATTTAAAATACCTgaattcccttttttgtttttgaatcgTATTTCAACGTGTCGGAGAGCGGTTCAACGTGTCTCCCGTAGCGCCCCGTCCTTCGCGCCGCCGCGCTGCCTCACACTTTGATGCCCTTCACAGCTCTGTTGATGGTCTCCAGCAGGGCTTTGTTCTCGGCGCTCTGGAAGCGGTCCTTGTTGGTGTACATGTGGGTCAGGGTGCTCACGTAGCTGTCGAAGTTCTGCTCCGTGATTGGCTCCTGCTGTGGTACAAACAACAACCAATGGCGACTGAGAGGAGCCGGCAAAGGGACCCGCCGGCACAGCTGTGCGTGGACGAGGACTCACCATGTGCGGCAGGCTGATGTTGGCCAGGCTGCGGATCAGCGCGCGGCTCAGGCCGGACAGCTCCGCGAACAGAGCCTCGTTCTGCTCCTCGATCATCTTGTTCTCGTGCTCGATGGTCTTCAGGTTCATCTCCATGGAGGAGATCTGCAacacacagcagggggggggggttctacacGGGTCCCACTCCAGACACATGACATCATGGGGGATAACCAGGACGGACAAACCCTGCTGTCCATATATATGCAACGGACATGCAATTTTATCttaaaagtgaaagtaaatATTTGTGAGATTTCACAGATTGGAATCTTCAGACTGGGACATGAATATTTAGAGTCGTACTGAGGATGCAGTCACAGCTGCTTCTGCTTAACATACATTGCATGTCCCCTTGTCTTTTAGAGGGGACGTATCCCCCTCGTGCACACACGTTTCTGTCTAAATACCAACAAACTGTGAAATAAGAAACCGTCTAGATTCAATAGGACGGCGTTCCCCTTCTTTTCACATGCAGGATCGCCGGGATTTCATCCCATGAAGAATGGCGTGGAAACGTTTCCTCAGTTCAGATCGGGTGCTTTTGGGGTGAGACGGCGTCTGTTCAGACGAACGATGTGTTTTTAACACGAAAGCACGTAAACACgtggcagaggaacaaagaaGTATAAATCTGGAAACGAGCCCAAATGTGTTAGTGGACCTGAAATGTTCCAATAAAAGCCTCTGTTGCCACAAGTGGTGATTACAAGATAATGTGAAATGAGTTTCAACGAGTAAATAATGTCAcacttttaaacacacaaactttgAGTCTAAACACATTAGCACACCCGTCCAGCAAGAATGTTGAGAGATAAATCCTAACCCACCTGAGTCTGCAGGTTGACCATGTCCGCCTCCATTTCATTGTTGGATTCATTCAGGTCGTTGATCTCTTTGTTGAGCTGCTTAATATCTTCATCGTTGTCCAAAACTAAAGCAGAAGCCAGAAACATTAGCATAGAAAAGAAGAGTCTGGTCTGCATATTCTGAGAGGAACAGTAAAAACGATGCGGTGGGTTCCTCCATGGGCCTGACTAGGCCTCATAGCCGAATGAAGGTTCCCTGCTGCCACTACAGGATGCGTTCCAGTCTACTTTTACCTTGACATGATACACAACAGGGGTCGCTCATCGAATGAGACCGTGTGTCTGGTACGGCTTACTCATACAAACACGTCTTTCACACATCTCACCATCACTGGCTCTGAACTTGGTGCTCAGGTAGTCCTCTGTGGGGAACTTGGCCTTCTTCTTGGCGAACAGGGCTCTGGGGCATCCTGACAGGCTGGAGGCAGGTGAcacagaagaggggggggggggtcatcactGTTGCCTGAGCTGCACATCTCAACACATGAAGGACCCTGTTGCTTCCAGTGGACCATGTGTCAATAACGTCACGTGCTTGAACTTTTCATTATGAAGCTTTTTCAGGTCCTGTACAACTTTCCAATGTTGGACATTGACGCAGATTTCTATGGCTCGATCCATGAGAGAGGTGGTCTTATTGTCATCTGGTTGAGAGCTGGTTGAGAGCTGACCTGCGGTGCGTGAGGAAGCTTCCATTAGCGTGTCCGGAGCCGTCACAACCTGGGGTTGGGCAGGTGGGCCCCTCAGTCTTGAAGGCCTTCCAGTTGAAGGGGGTTCCGTTCAGGAGACCCTCCTTCTGTCTGCGGGCGGCCAGCGGGCAGCCGTAGGCGCTGCGGTGGGTGGCGTATTTCCCACTGATGTGACCCAGGCTGTCACAGCCGGGAACCGGACACCTGCACGCAGAAGACACGCGGGTGAGATGAGACCGACccaacaacacaaaggctaGAAAGGTGAGAATTTCTACAATAAAGATTTTCGTTATATACTTTCTATACGGGGCCAAATCAGGGTTTAAACATTGGATAATGCCATCGATGCAAGAGCTTTAAGGTTAAGCACGTCCCGTTATCATCATGCTGGTACATTAACTGGGATGTGTGCCAATGCAATATGAAGCCAATGTACGGTTCTCTACCAAGAACTACATTCAGAGTATCTGGAGTAAGTGTATTTTCCCATCAGGGCCTAATTCCATTTTGGGGGTAAGTATGATTCACAGtgatttcctctctctctgtctttccctttttattgcattttactTTTACCGTCAGTCTGGCTAAAAGCAGACATTATGGCTTTCTGAGCAGTACGAACTTTAAAAGCTCGGAGTCCTCCTGGTTGTCCTTGGTAGGAGTTTTAATTCCACTTTTCTTGGCACGCGGGCACCCAGAGATACTGAAAACAGAAAGTATGGAGTTGATAGCATAGGGTTGAGAAAAGGTCTGCTTGTTAACGGGAGAGCACATTATGAGGAAGGATAAGTTCACAGAGGCCGATCAACCAAACTACAAAGCAAATCAACTCAAACGCGCCCAATGTGGCCAGAAATAATGGAAAGGTGTGCAGATGTGTGAGTACATGATCCCTGTCTAACTCTACCATGAACTGTCACTAGGCCTCTCtggctgactgtgtgtgtgtgtgtgtgtgtgcgtttttgtaTTTGGGTTGTTACCTTCTGTGGGAGGTGTAGTTTCCTGTGATGTGGCCTGAGCCGTCACACCCTGGCGTGGGGCatctgagggaggagagggggtcaAAATCAAGTTCCAGAACACTGGAGAGAGTCGGTGtgaaactgtgcagaggaaggaAATAGTGTGTTTGTTCCTTCTGTCTTCTCCGTTATTCAAACGCGCGTTGTGTGTATTCTGCTGCATTTAGCGTCGACTCTCTGGTAAAGAGAACTACTGACTCAGATCACATTCACATGAACGGACTGAAGTGAAAGCGAGCGCAGGCCGAGCCGGAGGAAGAGGCCCAGGCGGACGCGGCAGCAGAGGCGGCGGCAGGCAACAAAAGATGAGCCACCGCCAGCGGAACGGAGCGCTGCGCCGCTGGCGGCGTCTGTGGCAGTGCATGGAAGTGGCGGTGGAAAGGCAGTGGAGGTGCACAGCAGACATACTTAAGTTCAGGGGTGTGGGCCGCCATGAGGGACCGAAGGCTCTTATCAGCGAGGGGACACCCAGACAgactgagaggagggagagagagagagagagaggggggacagGTGGGAGGAGAGGCGGGCGAAAGGAAAGCCAGCGTGGGGGGAttgaaaggagagaggaggaagacgtgAGCAAAGGGAAATCAAGAATGCAAGGCACACCAAGGTCattcaggaggaagaggacaggcGGCGAGAAGTAAATTACTGATGCGTATCAAAGTCAATGAGCGTCGCCAGGCTCGCGCTGCATTATTGCCTCGGCCGTGTCCATATCAAACAAAAATATTAGAATTAGTCGCGGTGCCGGCGCTCCGGGCTCAGCGCACATTTCGCCCGGCGCCTCACACGCGGGGGCCAGTGCGTACCTGCGATGGGACGCGTAGTTCCCAGTGATGTGGCCGCTGCCGTCGCAGCCGGGCGTGGGGCACCTGCAGGGGGCGACACGCACGGACGGGGCTGTTAGACGCTGGGGCTggacgggggggagaagagCTACATCGCTGCTACCAGACGGATTGTCAGGAAGTGTTTGTATCGCAGCTGTAATCGCTCACTAAGTCAACGCACAGCTACTGTGGTAATGATGCACATTAACTGCTAATATGATCCTCCTgttaattaaaacaattaaaagctTTTCTGTTAATATGTGTAAGAGCATAGTTAGTATCACATTATACACACTATACAAAATGAGAATGTACCTGTTCAATGTAGTGGTTTTAAAGGAAAAGCGGTAATTACCACATGTTAgcgtgctaacatgctaaactaGATGTCGTCACTGCGCGCGCGTCAGAGCGAGACTCACGAGAGCAGTTCTTTCTTGCTGTCCTTGGGCTGGAACTTGACCTTAAAGCTGGGGGTCGTGACCTCTCCTGGGTACTTCCTGTCCTCCAAACAGTCCTGCGTCATGTCGCAGTCCTCCGCGTCAGACGACGGCTCCATCTGACGTGCAAACGGAAGCTTGTAAATCCCCCGTGCTCCCTTTAAGCTGGACTTATTgttcatttaattcatttcatctTGATACCATTTGAGTGTTGGCTTTCTTTACACATTCAAACCGTCCGAATCACCCTTTTCTACTTTGTGCAGACAAATGGCGTCTCCGAATCCAGTGTCCTCATGAAAAATGTACACTCCGAGGCCTTTATGTTTCTTTTGAACCGGTTCAAAGGAGAAAGAATTAGCATATGCCAAAGCGAGGATGGTGCAATGCACCTGACACACCACCTCTGTTACTCCGAGCTTTTCACTGTTACTCTGCGAGTCCCTGAAACAAACTAACAGGACAAAGAGGCATTTGTCTCATTTGCGGCGCGTGGTTTGGAGCTCGCGCTCACCTCGTCCGGTTCCTCCTCCCGGTGGCGGCTGGATTTGGTGTAATCCAGGGggccctcccactcctcctgcTTGTAGGTGTGCAGGTGTGGCGATGTCACCCCGCTGCTTCCACCGTgacggagggaggaggtggaggaggaggaggaggaggaggacgggtctGGGGACCGGACGCCGGGGCTGCTGCCTTCTCGCTTGATGGGCTTCTTCATACTCAGGTCCAGGGTGCCGTTCTCGTCCACCTCAATGGCCAATTCCTTAACCGAGAGAACCAATGCATACGTCACTTCAGGAGGTCCTTAAATGACATTATAATGGTGAATATTTTTGTATAGTAATTTTCGTTTTTAAAGGCTCTATTTTAGGATAAAGCGTGGATCATCATGCAGAGCAGCTGGTGCAGGTTTGCTTGGGAGTTGAAGATACAAACACACTAATTAAAGTGTAAAAGCGGAACGCGGTCTCCTCTGGTGCGGTCCTGCGTGTTGATGATCACATGACACATCACTGATTCACAACCTGCGCTGAGGGGCATTCATCTTCCATATtgatttcttcctctttctgccccTTCGCCCTCACGCATTCATACAGGCGTTTTCACGGCGCAACACGTTGGTATTCAGAACGCCTCATTCCTTGCAGTGAAGCTGCTCTGCAGGGCGCCGCTGGCAGGTGAACACAAGCGGCGCGGCGAGATGAGCTGTTTTCAGTCTTCATCTTAAATGGCGCTCATAAGAGCTGGTCAAGGGCCAGAAAAATCAAAGGGttagaaggaggagaggaaacgggAACGGTTCCCAGAAATGTCCCCGGTTGATGAGCGCTGTGTTCCAATGTTTCAATATTGGATTTCGACCGGCTCCGGCTCTGATTCCAGATCAGTCCGCGGTTGATCGGCGCTGTAATACTGCGCCGACAAGGCCAGACAACACCGCCAGAGCCATTAATCCCCACGCTGTACCTTCCTAACACAGCGCCGGGGAAGAAGAAATGATGAAGCAGTCACTTTCTCTCCTCTGTGAagcaaaaaggcttttaaaaatcaCAATATGGGGGAAGTGGTGCTCCAATTACACCTTCTGTGCACAGGCAGGGGAAACGAGGGatgaggaagagagcgagataaaatagagtaaaaaaggatgtgaaaaggaaatgaaaggacGAGTggcgggggaggagaaggggattgGAAGATCTGTCCGGCGGATAATGAAAAAAGGCTACCTGGTGGCAAAGTAATCCAGGGAACCGGCAGTCAGCCAAATTCAATAACAACATGAGGAGTGTgtgggatggagggatgaaaggGTGCAGCGGGACGGGAGGGGTGATGCAACCGCATCTCAACACCACCCTACAAGCCAACGCCTCCTCGTGATGCATTCATGCAGAGCTGATGAGAAGGGAATAAATGAGCAAAagacaggagaggagaaaggaagaggaggaggggggggagacgaaaGGGGGAGGGCAGAGAGGTGAGtgacgggaggaagaggagagaagaggaagagaggagggaacgCTCTATAACTCTGACTCGATGGAGGACGTATCGTCCCCGTACGTCTCCATCGCCTTTCCTAAAGCGCTGCGTGAGACGTCTCCTCACCTTGGAGGGGGCTTTGGTGCTGAGGTTCTCCGGTTTCTCCCAGCAGCGCGTGGACAGGTTCAGGATGGCGGTGGCGGCCATGTGAGCGGCCTCGGCGTCGTGGGAGTAGTCGTAGGCCAAGGAGGAGCTCTTCCCGTAACCCGGGAGACTCGGGGACGGAGACTTGGGGAACGAGGGCTTTGCTGCGGGAGGACGAGAAGTCAACTTCAGACCAGCTGATCGTGCCCTCAACCTCAAACGCTCGGTGGGGCAAAGCCATGCAAACTGCACCCAACATAAGGGTGTAGAGCCAGCAGCCCAtacgcttagcttagcataaacgcTGGAAGCAGCTGTCACTCAAAAATCAACCGGCGATCCGCTCTCACTTTTGAAGGCTTTGGGTGGCGTTTCGCTGGCGGGCATCTTTGGAGCAAGCGTGCGCTTCCCGAACACCTGAGCGTCGAAGCTTGCATAATCGAAGGACACCTTGGAGTACTTCTCCAGCTCCTTGGCCAGGTTGGCGCGAGGCGTGGCGGGCGCCATGTTGGGCCGGTAGCTGCCGTACTGAGGCAcctccagctgcttcacaaAGCACAtgggcctggaggaggagagggaggagacgtCAGGAGAGACATAAAGGACAGAGAAGAGGATCGACGCCATAAAGAGTCACACAATCGACCAAAACgtggagcagagggagagaaatggaGGAGAGGCGAGGGGCTGTGGAGGCTTTGAGCGGGTGAAGATGGAGGAAAGCGGGTACTTAGCAGCAGCGCGGCCGGATTAAAAGCTTTCTTATCAGCAGAGGGCACATTTGCATGTTGTACAGCATAGAATTTACGAGCTTTAAGCCATCTCGTTTTCCTGGAGAGCCGGGCTTTTGTCAGACCTGTTGGTGTAAGTCCAATGATagacgggggagagagaaggtacagaggaggaggaggacgaggaggaggaggaggaggaggctgtacGCCATCAACCCCCTCTGGCCCAGCCTCCTTCTGTCCTCCTCTTCACGCTGTATCACATCTCAGAGTCGCAGGCCGAGCAGAAGACACTGCACTGACCACAGTGAATCCtgcttctccctctccatccaaCGTGATTCCATCAGAACATCTCATGGAGTTCTTCTGTACCAGACAACCGGGCTCAGATTAAAACAAAGCAAGCCGTATTCTGTCTTAATCCAGTCCGCTTTGTCCCACCGCTGATGAGGTTTTCCTCAAGGAAAGCAATTATTTTTCCTATCCGCCTCGCGATGCCCCTGTAACTTACATCATTAGCTTATCGTTGCATAGTTGATTAAAATACCAACGAGGAAGAGCTTGCAGCGTAGTGCCAGGGTCTGGTTAATTATCAGTCTTACATTCAGATAAAGACATCTGACAGTGATGCTTCCCGCTGAACGTTTCAGGACCTCCTGGCtgcaggggtcaggggtcagctcTGCCTCTCCTGGCGAGGGGCCACCACTCAAAGTCAGGGCGGTTCATTCACATCTACGGAGCCCCCAATCCAACAGGTGAACGTCCAGAAAGCTCAGTTCATTAGACATATGTGATGGGAGATAAATGTCCCTCCCATTCTACTATTATTACATTCACACTACATTGGTTGAAGTCTAGATGGTCTTTTGATGGACCTGCTGAAGATAAGAAATACCCTCCATTGTGATACGAGTCGAAGGCTCATCTGAGGTAAAGGCCCTTTTTACTACTCATTGATGCTGAATTAAGAATAAAGAATTATACTTTTGTTTCTCAATTTTCTTCAATTTCCAGGACGTTGAGAAGGAAAGAGCAAATGGACACGCAACGGGGAGCTTTTGTGACGGCCCACCTCAGCACCCGGTCGTTGAGACTCCCTTTGAGCTGCTCGCTGCCGGGCTGGGACAGATGCTGCTTGTCAAGGCCCTTGGACagcttctctgcagcagcgaTGGGGCATCCAGAAAGACTGGCGGAGGAAACAAAGGCTGTGACTCTGCATCACGCTGATGTGGACTCTCTGCATGCATGAATATAAGAACTTATACATACCTGCGGTGTGTGTTGCGGTTGCTGTTGACGTGACCCTGACCGGTGCAGCCGGGGGTCGGACACTTCAGCACGTTCTCATGCATGGCCAGAACTACggagcagaaaacacacacactcagggtcAGAGGGTCCAATCTAGACGGTTTAAAACTCTTTTTTCATGTATTGTATGTAAATATCTTGGTTGGGGTGAAGGGTTGCGtcttattatttacatttattaacgTCCAGACACCGAGCATCATAAATATTCCCGCTCTTGTTGCAGctcctgtcttttcttttgaacGGCTGCCAAAAAGCAGCTATTAGTTCCATTGAATGTATCGTCTCTAGCAATAAGTCAAcactataaaatatatatatctgcaATGAGAAAGACATTGAGACCCAACGTGTGTCCCCCTTTTAATCGGTTCAGGACGGTCCCAAAGTAAGAAACACCCGCAGGAGTATGAAGTGAACGGCATTCAGAGAATAGCAGCGGGCATAACAACGGGGCATTAAACGGACCTGTCGTCATGGCTACGGGAAGATGGCCTCTGACATTTATGTCTGGGGAGATGAGGAAAAACACGGTAACTGCACAATCTGCATAGCTGTGGAGAACCACGTCGGATAAACGCAATTTGAATTTTGATAGCCTGTTAACCTTTTCTACCTGTCAACTGTTGACACGGTTGCCTGATTCCTCCAGCAGAAGCATGAGCGGCGACGACTGAGGCGTGTGCTTAGACCAACATATTATCAGCTGGTACCGCGGTAACGTGTGCGGCGAGCCAGGGCGCTACACTCACTCTCCGGGGGGATCCTGTCCTTGTGCGGACAGCCTGACAAGCTGCGGTGGTGGGGGTAAAGGCCGGTCACGTGACCCGTCCCGTCGCACCCCGGGGTGGGACACTTGATCTCCCTCTTCTCCGGCCTGCTGCTCTCtgcgtggaggagaagaggagaggagaaggtggGATGAATGAGGAACGCCACCATTTCAGGGAGCTTTTTCTAAACGCCCCTGAGGATGAAGCGACATCCAATGATGGAAATGAACCCAGAGCAAAGTTGACCTACTAATCCTGGAGGATCTTGTCGGGACAAAAAGCCACCTACATGTCCCGGGGGAAACCACGGCGCTACGACCTCCACATAATTAAAGAGgtctcctccctgctgctgctcgtcgtGAGCAGGCCAGAAACAGCAGAGAGCCACAGAACGCCTCCACGCTCTATTGGCCTTCAAATTGAATGCTAACGAGACGTGTATCTCCTAATTAGCGCCGAGTGGAACGGGAACGTCAccgcggggggggtgggggaggccaAGGAGAGGGCGTCACATACTGCTGTACCGCGAGGAGCGTGACGAGCGGGCAGCGTGCCCACGGTGGGATACAAGGCCTGGACACGTGCAGCACCGGGGAATAAGCTCTGTCCTCTCGAACACGTGTCTCTCGCTGTTGTCCCTCTCTTCAAGCACTTCCCTGGAAATCTATTCAGCTGGAACCACTTCATTCACATCACATCGGAGATCTAAAAGGATCTAAGAGGAGTGCTCTGACTCATCCTGGCTCTTTATTTGGCAAACTGTGTTTATTAGTGCACTGTGCTGCAAACATTTAGTTCAGTACACGACGCGGCGCGCTGGTTCAAAACATGTTGTCTCCGTTGTTTCTGTTTGAAAGAATGAATCACTCACTATTCGTGTCCTCAAGATTCACTCTGCTGAACTATCGCAGTGAACACGGGGACGTCGGTGAGCAGGGAGACGTGCAGGGAGACAAGAGCCCTCATGCCTGCAGGCTAAACATGCAGCTAAGGCCGGGGgagggttagcttagcataacgactACAGTTGGCTCGCTACGTTTTCTACTTCTAATAAATCCCCTTGCACCCTAAAGCCTCGTTCTTTAGAGGCACGCAATGTGCCAAAGCTTCCTCAGCTGCCGCTCAAAGAAGCTGTTGAGACTCAATCTCGCGTTTCGCAaacaatgatgatgatcatgTATCTGATGCTTTGAACACAATTCCATCCACCTGCGTTTCATTAGGGCAGCTGCAAAGCACATTATCCAAAGAGAAGAGGGGGGTTCTGCTCTTTTGGTGGCAGCGCGACCACACAATGCCAACGTGCCTCACGCCCTACCTTTGCTGAAGTAGCTCTTGCGGATGACGTCCAGGTGCTTGGGCCGGTCGTCCATGGTGAAGTATCGCTGCTGGTGGATATCTGGCGTGCGGAGCAGCTCCCCGGGCCCGGCCGGCTTCACCTGCTCCGCCTTCAGGGCGATGGCTTGCTCCAGCAGGCCCAGGTTCCCTCGCGTGATGTCAAACATCTCCGACTCGTCCGTCACGGTGGAGCGCTGCGACAGGCTGTCGTCATCATCGCGCTCGTCGTCCCCGTCCACGTCCTCAAAGTCTCTCTCCTCCGACCGGTCGGATCGCACTTCGATAACGTCGGGAGAGGTGGAGGACACGGCTCTGTGCACCTTATAGTTCTCACCTCTGAGGTTGGGGAAATGGTCTTCTAATGGACTGACCCTGTTTAAGCCGTAGCTCAGAGGAGGGCCGGCCGTGTAGTTCTGAAGCAGGCCAGGTTTATGGAAGTCATATTTGTCTAGTGGACCGGCCCTGCTGTACTTGTCACAGGGACTGGCCCTCAGTGACTTGTAGTCCTCCAGAGGACTGGCCCTCAGTGACTTGTGGTCCTGCAGAGGACTGGCCCTCGGTGACTTGTAGTCCTGCAGAGGACTGGCCCTCAGTGACTTGTGGTCCTCCAGAGGACTGGCCCTCAGTGAGTTGTGGTCCTGCAGAGGACTGGCCCTCAGTGACTTGT
It encodes:
- the LOC120829189 gene encoding myelin transcription factor 1 isoform X10, which codes for MKLCRTFLENEFRGELVNQRWTRGERTSTRCQASQRLQSRRPIMMSVESDTKRTRTRSKGIRVPIELVGQELSCPTPGCNGSGHISGRYSRHRSILGCPVARKRRLEEAEAEQEQDAEQPAAKRKSPPLRMALDEGFSAESDGGSEAEGEGQRSGETAETKGEEEEEDMAEDPLQDGQTNGQENGTRVEEEEEREEEVGQKEENSFAADEDEECVIVGPRLGPAPPARRECRSASQSAEEVADSLLHLGRVSDSFAPAVAVHQPVAVDTEEEVTVAAKRGEDAKDEQEGNMTEREEEEEVQASEEAAEVEEEEVEDKKGECPDSSSHVIQENHQHLTQDVRHQQIKGDEEEEEDMAAPSAEEEKEEERHKEVRHNLPNSDVPTAIRNITSTAAAQGTHTKAEDLTASPLEDHKSLRTSPLEDHNSLRASPLEDHNSLRTSPLEDHNSLRASPLEDHKSLRTSPLEDHNSLRTSPLEDHKSLRASPLQDHNSLRASPLEDHKSLRASPLQDYKSPRASPLQDHKSLRASPLEDYKSLRASPCDKYSRAGPLDKYDFHKPGLLQNYTAGPPLSYGLNRVSPLEDHFPNLRGENYKVHRAVSSTSPDVIEVRSDRSEERDFEDVDGDDERDDDDSLSQRSTVTDESEMFDITRGNLGLLEQAIALKAEQVKPAGPGELLRTPDIHQQRYFTMDDRPKHLDVIRKSYFSKESSRPEKREIKCPTPGCDGTGHVTGLYPHHRSLSGCPHKDRIPPEILAMHENVLKCPTPGCTGQGHVNSNRNTHRSLSGCPIAAAEKLSKGLDKQHLSQPGSEQLKGSLNDRVLRPMCFVKQLEVPQYGSYRPNMAPATPRANLAKELEKYSKVSFDYASFDAQVFGKRTLAPKMPASETPPKAFKTKPSFPKSPSPSLPGYGKSSSLAYDYSHDAEAAHMAATAILNLSTRCWEKPENLSTKAPSKELAIEVDENGTLDLSMKKPIKREGSSPGVRSPDPSSSSSSSSTSSLRHGGSSGVTSPHLHTYKQEEWEGPLDYTKSSRHREEEPDEMEPSSDAEDCDMTQDCLEDRKYPGEVTTPSFKVKFQPKDSKKELLSCPTPGCDGSGHITGNYASHRSLSGCPLADKSLRSLMAAHTPELKCPTPGCDGSGHITGNYTSHRRCPVPGCDSLGHISGKYATHRSAYGCPLAARRQKEGLLNGTPFNWKAFKTEGPTCPTPGCDGSGHANGSFLTHRSLSGCPRALFAKKKAKFPTEDYLSTKFRASDVLDNDEDIKQLNKEINDLNESNNEMEADMVNLQTQISSMEMNLKTIEHENKMIEEQNEALFAELSGLSRALIRSLANISLPHMEPITEQNFDSYVSTLTHMYTNKDRFQSAENKALLETINRAVKGIKV
- the LOC120829189 gene encoding myelin transcription factor 1 isoform X4, translated to MKLCRTFLENEFRGELVNQRWTRGERTSTRCQASQRLQSRRPIMMSVESDTKRTRTRSKGIRVPIELVGQELSCPTPGCNGSGHISGRYSRHRSILGCPVARKRRLEEAEAEQEQDAEQPAAKRKSPPLRMALDEGFSAESDGGSEAEGEGQRSGETAETKGEEEEEDMAEDPLQDGQTNGQENGTRVEEEEEREEEVGQKEENSFAADEDEECVIVGPRLGPAPPARRECRSASQSAEEVADSLLHLGRVSDSFAPAVAVHQPVAVDTEEEVTVAAKRGEDAKDEQEGNMTEREEEEEVQASEEAAEVEEEEVEDKKGECPDSSSHVIQENHQHLTQDVRHQQIKGDEEEEEDMAAPSAEEEKEEERHKEVRHNLPNSDVPTAIRNITSTAAAQGTHTKAEDLTASPLEDHKSLRTSPLEDHNSLRASPLEDHNSLRTSPLEDHNSLRASPLEDHKSLRTSPLEDHNSLRTSPLEDHKSLRASPLQDHNSLRASPLEDHKSLRASPLQDYKSPRASPLQDHKSLRASPLEDYKSLRASPCDKYSRAGPLDKYDFHKPGLLQNYTAGPPLSYGLNRVSPLEDHFPNLRGENYKVHRAVSSTSPDVIEVRSDRSEERDFEDVDGDDERDDDDSLSQRSTVTDESEMFDITRGNLGLLEQAIALKAEQVKPAGPGELLRTPDIHQQRYFTMDDRPKHLDVIRKSYFSKESSRPEKREIKCPTPGCDGTGHVTGLYPHHRSLSGCPHKDRIPPEILAMHENVLKCPTPGCTGQGHVNSNRNTHRSLSGCPIAAAEKLSKGLDKQHLSQPGSEQLKGSLNDRVLRPMCFVKQLEVPQYGSYRPNMAPATPRANLAKELEKYSKVSFDYASFDAQVFGKRTLAPKMPASETPPKAFKTKPSFPKSPSPSLPGYGKSSSLAYDYSHDAEAAHMAATAILNLSTRCWEKPENLSTKAPSKELAIEVDENGTLDLSMKKPIKREGSSPGVRSPDPSSSSSSSSTSSLRHGGSSGVTSPHLHTYKQEEWEGPLDYTKSSRHREEEPDEMEPSSDAEDCDMTQDCLEDRKYPGEVTTPSFKVKFQPKDSKKELLSCPTPGCDGSGHITGNYASHRSLSGCPLADKSLRSLMAAHTPELKCPTPGCDGSGHITGNYTSHRSISGCPRAKKSGIKTPTKDNQEDSELLKCPVPGCDSLGHISGKYATHRSAYGCPLAARRQKEGLLNGTPFNWKAFKTEGPTCPTPGCDGSGHANGSFLTHRSLSGCPRALFAKKKAKFPTEDYLSTKFRASDVLDNDEDIKQLNKEINDLNESNNEMEADMVNLQTQISSMEMNLKTIEHENKMIEEQNEALFAELSGLSRALIRSLANISLPHMEPITEQNFDSYVSTLTHMYTNKDRFQSAENKALLETINRAVKGIKV